One Ethanoligenens harbinense YUAN-3 genomic window carries:
- the dnaK gene encoding molecular chaperone DnaK: MGRIIGIDLGTTNSCVAVMEGGEPVVIANSEGARTTPSVVAFSKTGERMVGQVAKRQAITNPDRTIISIKRKMGSDYKVNIDGKAYTPQEISSMILAKLKADAEAYLGGAVTEAVITVPAYFTDAQRQATKDAGKIAGLDVKRIINEPTAAALAYGIDKEKDQKIMVYDLGGGTFDVSIIEMGEGVQEVLATAGNNHLGGDDFDQRVIDWLADGFKKENGIDLRSDKMALQRLKEAAEKAKIELSGVTSTQINLPFITADATGPKHLDVTLTRAKFNELTAELVEATAGPVKQALSDAGLQPSALDKILLVGGSTRVPAVQEMVQKLTGKEPFKGINPDECVAVGAAIQGGVLGGEVKGLLLLDVTPLSLGIETLGGVFTQIIERNTTIPVNKSQVFSTAADGQTSVEVHVLQGERPMAKDNKSLGVFHLDGIPAAPRGVPQIEVTFDIDANGIVHVSAKDRGTGKSQDITITSSTNMNKDDIEKAVKEAEQFAEEDKKRREEVDARNAADQAVFQAEKTLTDLGDKVSAEDKSAVEEKSKALKEALKGTDMEAIKAAQEALSKQLYEVTAKIYSQNAGQGGPEAGGPEAGGPEAGAGSTGEDGGAGPDVHDADFHEVNDDDKNK, encoded by the coding sequence ATGGGCAGAATTATCGGAATTGATCTGGGTACCACCAACTCTTGCGTGGCGGTGATGGAAGGCGGCGAGCCGGTTGTCATCGCCAATTCCGAGGGCGCGCGCACCACGCCGTCCGTCGTGGCGTTCTCCAAGACCGGCGAGCGCATGGTCGGGCAGGTTGCCAAGCGGCAGGCCATCACCAACCCGGACCGCACCATCATTTCCATCAAACGGAAAATGGGCAGCGATTATAAAGTCAACATCGACGGCAAGGCCTATACCCCGCAGGAAATTTCTTCTATGATCCTTGCCAAGCTGAAAGCGGATGCGGAAGCCTATCTCGGCGGCGCCGTGACCGAAGCGGTCATCACCGTGCCGGCCTATTTCACCGACGCGCAGCGCCAGGCCACCAAGGACGCGGGCAAGATTGCGGGTCTGGATGTTAAGCGCATCATCAACGAGCCGACGGCCGCCGCGCTGGCCTATGGCATTGATAAGGAAAAAGACCAGAAGATCATGGTTTACGACCTCGGCGGCGGCACGTTCGATGTTTCCATCATTGAGATGGGCGAAGGCGTGCAGGAAGTGCTCGCCACGGCCGGCAACAACCACTTGGGCGGCGACGATTTCGACCAGCGTGTCATCGACTGGCTGGCCGACGGCTTCAAAAAGGAAAACGGCATCGACCTGCGCAGCGACAAGATGGCTCTCCAGCGCTTGAAGGAAGCGGCGGAAAAGGCGAAGATTGAGCTTTCCGGCGTGACCAGCACGCAGATCAATCTGCCGTTCATCACGGCGGACGCCACCGGCCCGAAACATCTGGATGTGACGCTCACCCGTGCGAAATTCAACGAGCTGACCGCCGAACTGGTCGAAGCGACCGCCGGTCCGGTCAAACAGGCGCTGTCGGACGCAGGTCTCCAGCCGAGCGCGCTGGATAAGATTCTGCTGGTCGGCGGCTCCACCCGCGTGCCCGCTGTGCAGGAAATGGTGCAGAAGCTCACCGGCAAAGAACCGTTTAAAGGCATCAACCCGGATGAATGCGTCGCGGTCGGCGCGGCTATTCAGGGCGGCGTGCTTGGCGGCGAGGTCAAGGGCCTGTTGCTGCTCGACGTCACCCCGCTTTCTCTGGGCATCGAGACCCTCGGCGGTGTGTTTACCCAGATCATTGAGCGTAACACCACCATCCCGGTGAACAAGAGTCAGGTGTTCTCCACCGCGGCCGATGGCCAGACCTCCGTTGAGGTGCATGTGCTGCAGGGCGAGCGCCCCATGGCCAAGGACAACAAATCGCTCGGTGTCTTCCATCTGGACGGCATTCCGGCCGCGCCGCGCGGCGTGCCGCAGATCGAGGTCACCTTTGACATTGACGCCAACGGCATCGTGCATGTGTCCGCCAAAGACCGCGGCACCGGTAAATCGCAGGACATCACCATCACGTCCAGCACCAACATGAACAAGGACGACATTGAAAAGGCGGTCAAGGAAGCCGAACAGTTTGCCGAAGAAGACAAAAAGCGCCGTGAAGAGGTCGATGCCCGCAATGCCGCCGACCAAGCCGTGTTCCAGGCGGAAAAAACGCTGACCGATCTGGGCGATAAGGTCTCCGCAGAGGATAAGAGCGCCGTGGAAGAAAAATCTAAAGCGCTGAAAGAGGCCCTCAAAGGCACCGATATGGAGGCCATCAAGGCCGCGCAGGAAGCGCTTTCCAAGCAACTGTATGAAGTCACCGCAAAAATCTATTCGCAGAACGCGGGCCAGGGCGGTCCGGAAGCGGGCGGCCCCGAAGCGGGTGGTCCCGAAGCGGGCGCCGGTTCCACAGGCGAAGACGGCGGCGCGGGTCCCGATGTGCACGACGCGGATTTCCACGAAGTGAACGACGACGACAAAAACAAATAA
- the grpE gene encoding nucleotide exchange factor GrpE gives MKNSKDAETPKEPELEIEAETPGEPDTQAAESAKENAGNKKELSEAEMIKLLLQSQKAEIERLQKELDAAKADAQTCKSQTDTLNQRLANTLSEYENYRRRTASEKEALSADASAKAVKALLPALDSLARAIDFAEADPASFQQGVEMTLKQMEAGFSALGVVEIEAEAGQAFDPDRHNAVAHVDDDSLGESVVAEVFQKGYAIGDKVIRHSVVKVAN, from the coding sequence TTGAAGAACAGCAAAGACGCGGAGACACCCAAAGAGCCGGAGCTGGAGATCGAGGCGGAAACGCCCGGAGAGCCGGACACGCAGGCGGCGGAATCCGCAAAGGAGAACGCTGGGAACAAAAAAGAGCTTTCCGAAGCGGAAATGATCAAGCTGCTGCTCCAGAGCCAGAAAGCGGAGATCGAACGCCTGCAAAAAGAGCTTGACGCTGCCAAAGCCGACGCGCAGACCTGCAAGTCGCAGACCGACACGCTCAACCAGCGTCTGGCGAACACCCTCTCCGAGTATGAGAATTATCGGCGGCGCACGGCTTCCGAAAAAGAAGCGCTGAGCGCCGATGCCTCGGCCAAAGCGGTCAAGGCGCTGTTGCCCGCACTGGACAGTCTGGCGCGCGCCATCGACTTTGCCGAAGCCGACCCTGCGAGTTTCCAGCAGGGCGTGGAGATGACGCTCAAGCAGATGGAAGCCGGGTTTTCCGCTCTGGGCGTCGTTGAGATCGAGGCCGAGGCCGGGCAGGCGTTCGACCCCGACCGCCACAACGCCGTCGCCCATGTGGATGACGACAGTCTGGGCGAGTCGGTGGTGGCCGAAGTGTTCCAGAAAGGTTATGCCATCGGGGACAAGGTTATTCGCCACTCGGTCGTCAAAGTCGCCAACTGA
- the hrcA gene encoding heat-inducible transcriptional repressor HrcA: MQLDDRKKHILGALVDCYVATGEPVGSKLLAGMLEMHLSSATIRNEMSELAEMGLLEQPHTSAGRIPTQAGYRYYVDSLMNAYPLTKSEQARINVVLRIDGSDLDGVLAKAGDVLAAITGCVAVSAAQRANIRIRSVEVMPAGRRSMLIVLVASPGVLRSRLCKAGEDVDADMLAYFSNMLREKLAGLPPEAATPELKERMNKALMQYAKALKPVLEAVFDEIGVLGDAEVFLGGETNLFCYPEFHDGSALEIIRFLEQREQLSKLVDGVRGQVKVRIGTENGADLMRSSSLIAAPYRVGGKTQGAVGIIGPIRMPYAKLVSHIEYFSSVLSKLINDTFPDE, encoded by the coding sequence ATGCAGCTTGATGATCGAAAGAAGCACATTTTGGGCGCGCTGGTGGATTGCTATGTGGCGACCGGGGAACCGGTGGGCTCCAAACTGCTGGCCGGCATGCTGGAAATGCACCTTTCTTCAGCCACCATCCGCAACGAAATGTCCGAACTCGCGGAGATGGGCCTGCTTGAGCAGCCGCATACCTCGGCAGGTCGCATCCCCACGCAGGCGGGCTACCGGTATTATGTCGATTCGCTGATGAACGCCTACCCGCTCACCAAGTCGGAGCAGGCGCGCATTAACGTCGTGCTGCGCATCGACGGCAGCGATCTGGACGGCGTGCTCGCCAAGGCGGGGGATGTGCTGGCGGCCATTACCGGCTGCGTGGCGGTTTCCGCCGCGCAGCGCGCCAACATCCGCATCCGCAGCGTGGAAGTCATGCCCGCGGGCAGGCGCTCGATGCTCATCGTGCTGGTTGCTTCGCCGGGTGTGCTGCGCAGCCGCCTCTGCAAGGCGGGCGAGGATGTGGACGCCGATATGCTGGCTTATTTTTCCAATATGCTGCGTGAGAAGCTCGCGGGCCTGCCGCCCGAGGCGGCTACCCCGGAACTGAAAGAAAGAATGAACAAGGCGCTGATGCAGTACGCCAAAGCGCTGAAACCGGTTCTGGAAGCCGTGTTCGATGAGATCGGCGTGCTGGGCGACGCCGAAGTATTCCTCGGCGGCGAAACGAACCTGTTCTGTTACCCCGAATTTCACGACGGCTCCGCGCTGGAGATTATCCGCTTCTTGGAGCAGCGGGAGCAGCTTTCCAAGCTGGTGGACGGCGTGCGCGGGCAGGTGAAGGTGCGCATCGGCACGGAGAACGGTGCCGACCTCATGCGATCTTCCAGCCTGATCGCCGCACCGTACAGGGTGGGCGGCAAAACACAGGGTGCCGTGGGTATCATCGGTCCCATCCGGATGCCTTATGCCAAGCTGGTTTCGCATATCGAATATTTCTCGTCCGTGTTAAGCAAACTCATCAATGACACCTTTCCCGATGAGTAG
- the hemW gene encoding radical SAM family heme chaperone HemW, which translates to MSASLGLYVHVPFCAPAKCPYCDFYSVPFAPEVATQYADVLRAAARTYVPRLAGRRVESVYFGGGTPVLLGGTLAALLTYFKQIYPVAPDAEITVEANPGSDLAELLPVLRAAGFNRLSLGMQSACDAELAALGRRHKTADVARAVEAARKAGFANLSLDLMLATPGQTPESIRRSVAFAAAQGVEHVSAYLLKVEPGTAFAMRGQQEADTDLQADCYLAACDALEARGYAQYEISNFARPGFASRHNLRYWDCGEYLGLGPGAHGFLDGRRFHYARDLAAFLTGRPPEGDGPGGGFEEYVMLRLRLADGVEKNALRARCGANFSAFDAKTVERLENGGFLRRGAGRIALTRQGFLVSNAVIGALLFP; encoded by the coding sequence ATGAGCGCGTCGCTGGGGCTGTATGTCCACGTGCCGTTCTGTGCGCCCGCCAAGTGTCCGTACTGCGATTTCTACTCGGTGCCGTTCGCACCGGAAGTGGCCACGCAGTATGCGGATGTTCTGCGTGCCGCCGCCCGCACCTATGTGCCGCGCCTGGCCGGGCGGCGGGTGGAGAGCGTCTATTTCGGCGGCGGCACGCCCGTGCTGCTTGGCGGCACGCTGGCTGCTTTGCTTACGTATTTCAAACAGATCTATCCCGTCGCGCCGGATGCGGAAATCACGGTAGAGGCCAATCCCGGCTCCGATCTGGCGGAGTTGCTGCCGGTGCTGCGGGCGGCGGGCTTCAACCGGCTGTCTTTGGGTATGCAGTCGGCCTGCGACGCGGAACTTGCCGCGCTGGGCCGCCGGCATAAGACGGCGGACGTGGCGCGCGCGGTGGAGGCTGCCCGGAAGGCGGGCTTTGCCAACCTCTCACTCGATCTGATGCTGGCCACACCGGGGCAGACGCCGGAGAGCATTCGCCGCTCGGTGGCATTTGCCGCGGCGCAGGGCGTGGAGCATGTGTCGGCCTATCTGCTGAAGGTGGAGCCGGGCACGGCGTTCGCCATGCGCGGGCAGCAGGAAGCGGACACGGACCTGCAGGCCGACTGTTACCTTGCCGCCTGTGACGCGCTGGAAGCCCGCGGCTACGCGCAGTATGAGATCTCCAATTTTGCCAGACCAGGCTTTGCTTCCCGACACAACCTGCGGTATTGGGACTGCGGCGAATACCTCGGGCTGGGGCCGGGCGCACACGGCTTCCTTGATGGGCGTCGCTTCCATTATGCACGTGACCTTGCCGCTTTTCTCACGGGCAGGCCGCCGGAGGGCGACGGCCCGGGCGGCGGCTTTGAGGAATATGTCATGCTGCGCCTGCGCCTGGCGGACGGTGTGGAGAAAAACGCTCTGCGTGCGCGGTGCGGCGCGAATTTCTCCGCCTTCGACGCAAAGACGGTCGAGCGGCTGGAAAACGGCGGGTTTCTGCGGCGCGGCGCGGGGCGCATCGCGCTCACCCGGCAGGGATTTCTCGTGAGCAATGCGGTGATCGGCGCGCTGCTTTTTCCATAG
- the lepA gene encoding translation elongation factor 4: protein MNHAGRPAVEVSRLQENIRNFCIIAHIDHGKSTLADRLMEKTSAVSARDMEAQLLDNMDLERERGITIKARAVKLSYTHTDGQAYELNLIDTPGHVDFNYEVSRSLAACEGAILVVDASQGIEAQTLANTYLAVDHGLEVVPVINKIDLPSADPDRVKAEIEDVIGIPADDAPCISAKTGLNIQDVLDKIIAAVPAPQGDPEKPLSALIFDSYYDSYKGVIVYMRVMDGTVKPGSRIRMMATGAEFDVVEVGYMLPTCLQPAEALCAGEVGYLTASIKNVADTRVGDTVTTVENGVKEPLPGYKKVNPMVYCGVYPADGAKYGDLRDALAKLQLNDASLSFEPETSIALGFGFRCGFLGLLHMEVIQERLEREYNLDLVTTAPSVVYKIIKTNGETVFIDNPTNFPSPDVIAQAEEPMITAHILTPTDYIGSIMELCQERRGVYKDTKYLDATRADLHYELPLNEIVYDFFDALKSRTRGFASFDYEVKGYAPSRLVKLDIMLNGEVVDALSFIVHADKAYARGRRIAEKLKDVIPRQLFEVPIQAAVGGRIIARETVKAMRKDVLAKCYGGDITRKKKLLEKQKEGKKRMRQLGSVEVPQEAFMSVLKLDE from the coding sequence CGCGAGCGGGGCATCACCATCAAGGCGCGCGCCGTCAAGCTCAGCTATACGCATACCGACGGGCAGGCGTATGAGCTCAATCTCATCGACACGCCCGGCCATGTGGACTTCAACTACGAGGTGTCCCGCTCTCTGGCGGCCTGCGAGGGCGCCATCCTGGTGGTGGACGCGTCGCAGGGCATCGAGGCGCAGACGCTGGCCAATACCTATCTGGCGGTGGATCACGGGCTTGAGGTGGTGCCGGTCATCAACAAGATCGATCTGCCCTCCGCCGACCCCGACCGTGTGAAAGCCGAGATCGAGGATGTCATCGGCATCCCGGCGGATGACGCGCCCTGCATTTCCGCTAAGACGGGCCTGAACATTCAGGACGTACTGGACAAGATCATCGCCGCTGTCCCTGCGCCGCAGGGCGACCCGGAAAAGCCGCTCTCCGCGCTTATCTTCGATTCCTATTACGACAGTTACAAGGGCGTCATCGTTTACATGCGGGTGATGGACGGCACCGTGAAGCCCGGCAGCCGCATCAGGATGATGGCCACCGGCGCGGAGTTCGACGTGGTGGAGGTGGGCTATATGCTACCCACCTGTTTGCAGCCCGCCGAGGCCCTGTGCGCGGGCGAGGTCGGCTACCTCACCGCCAGCATCAAAAACGTGGCGGACACCCGCGTGGGCGACACCGTTACCACCGTGGAAAACGGTGTGAAAGAGCCGCTGCCTGGATACAAAAAGGTCAACCCAATGGTCTACTGCGGCGTCTATCCTGCCGACGGCGCGAAATACGGCGACCTGCGCGACGCGCTGGCCAAACTCCAGCTCAACGATGCTTCGCTCTCGTTCGAGCCGGAAACGTCCATCGCGCTGGGGTTCGGTTTCCGCTGCGGGTTTCTGGGGCTGCTGCACATGGAGGTCATTCAGGAGCGGCTGGAGCGCGAATATAATCTCGATCTGGTCACCACCGCGCCCAGCGTGGTCTACAAGATCATCAAGACAAACGGCGAAACGGTGTTCATCGACAACCCCACCAACTTTCCGTCGCCGGACGTGATCGCGCAGGCGGAGGAGCCGATGATTACGGCGCACATCCTCACCCCCACCGATTATATCGGCAGCATCATGGAGCTCTGTCAGGAGCGCCGCGGCGTGTATAAAGACACCAAATACCTCGACGCCACCCGCGCCGATTTGCATTACGAACTGCCGCTCAATGAGATCGTCTATGATTTCTTTGACGCACTCAAATCCCGCACGCGCGGCTTTGCTTCCTTTGACTATGAAGTGAAAGGCTACGCGCCCTCCAGGCTGGTCAAGCTCGACATCATGCTCAACGGCGAGGTGGTGGATGCGCTGTCGTTCATCGTGCACGCCGACAAGGCCTATGCACGCGGGCGGCGCATCGCGGAAAAGCTCAAGGACGTCATCCCGCGCCAGTTGTTTGAGGTGCCCATTCAGGCGGCGGTGGGCGGGCGTATCATCGCACGCGAAACGGTCAAGGCCATGCGCAAGGACGTGCTGGCTAAGTGTTACGGTGGCGACATCACCCGCAAAAAGAAACTGCTTGAGAAGCAGAAAGAGGGCAAAAAACGCATGCGCCAGCTCGGCTCGGTAGAGGTGCCGCAGGAAGCGTTCATGTCCGTGCTCAAGCTGGACGAATGA